One stretch of Chryseobacterium fluminis DNA includes these proteins:
- the metH gene encoding methionine synthase — MKYLRLSGLEPLIITPESNFINVGERTNVAGSKKFLRLIKEEKFGEALDIARHQVEGGAQILDVNFDDGLIDGKASMIKFLNLIASEPDISRIPIMIDSSKWEILEAGLQVAQGKCVVNSISLKEGEEEFIKHAKAIKRYGAAMIVMAFDEVGQADTYERRVEISKRSYDLLVNQLNFPAEDIIFDLNIFPVATGMDEHRRNAIDFIEATRWVRQNLPYASVSGGVSNVSFSFRGNDTVREAMHSVFLYHAIQAGMNMGIVNPAMLEVYDEINKELLELVEDVILDKREDATERLLDYSEKHKSVKKEKVEELEWRTKPLQERITHSLVKGIDRFIEEDVEEARLQAEKPLHVIEINLMTGMGVVGDLFGSGKMFLPQVVKSARVMKKAVAYLQPFIEAEKDGSRPANGKILMATVKGDVHDIGKNIVSVVLGCNNYEIVDLGVMVPAEKIIQTAIAEKVDVIGLSGLITPSLDEMVYIAQELERQNLNFPLLIGGATTSKAHTAVKIDLKYKNAVVHVNDASRAVNVVSSLLGDRNKEYVEDLKSDYSDFREKFLNRQVDKNYVSIEDARRDKFKIDWENEQIFTPNQLGVQIVENQDLNELVPFIDWSPFFRSWDLHGKYPDILKDEVVGAQATELFKDAQVILKKILDGKLLTAKAIFGIFKANSNDTDDILIFDENDQERVKFLTLRQQVQKSKGKDYIALSDFIAPQSSGKTDYMGAFCVTTGFGTDELSEEYEKANDDYNAIMVKALADRFAEAYAEFLHKKVRTEYWGYANQESLSNEDLIAEKYKGIRPAPGYPACPDHLEKHAIWDLLKVEENIGVYLTESLAMFPTASVSGYYFGSPHAKYFGLGKITEDQLKDYSKRKGISLQEARKWLSPNLAD, encoded by the coding sequence ATGAAATATTTAAGATTATCAGGGCTTGAGCCTTTGATTATTACACCGGAAAGTAACTTTATCAATGTTGGAGAAAGAACCAATGTTGCCGGTTCGAAGAAATTTTTAAGATTAATAAAAGAAGAAAAATTTGGAGAAGCCCTGGATATAGCCCGCCATCAGGTTGAAGGAGGAGCTCAGATTCTGGATGTCAATTTTGACGACGGCCTGATCGATGGAAAAGCTTCGATGATCAAATTTTTAAATTTAATTGCTTCTGAACCCGATATTTCCAGAATCCCGATCATGATCGATTCCTCAAAATGGGAAATTCTTGAGGCCGGACTACAGGTTGCACAGGGAAAATGTGTGGTGAATTCTATCAGCTTAAAAGAAGGAGAGGAAGAATTTATCAAACACGCAAAAGCCATCAAGAGATATGGTGCCGCGATGATTGTCATGGCATTTGATGAGGTGGGTCAGGCCGATACTTATGAACGCAGGGTTGAAATCTCTAAACGGTCCTATGATCTATTGGTAAATCAGCTTAATTTCCCTGCAGAAGATATTATTTTCGATTTAAATATTTTCCCTGTAGCCACAGGGATGGACGAGCATCGAAGAAATGCAATCGACTTCATCGAAGCAACAAGATGGGTTCGCCAGAACCTTCCGTACGCGTCTGTGAGCGGTGGAGTGAGTAATGTCTCCTTTTCATTTCGCGGAAATGATACAGTAAGAGAGGCGATGCACTCCGTTTTCCTTTATCACGCGATTCAGGCAGGAATGAATATGGGAATTGTAAACCCTGCCATGCTGGAGGTCTATGATGAAATTAATAAAGAACTTCTTGAATTAGTAGAAGATGTAATTCTTGATAAAAGGGAAGATGCTACCGAAAGGCTTCTTGATTATTCGGAGAAACATAAATCAGTTAAAAAAGAGAAAGTAGAGGAGCTGGAATGGCGCACAAAACCTTTGCAGGAAAGAATTACGCATTCTCTGGTAAAAGGGATCGACCGTTTTATAGAAGAGGATGTTGAAGAAGCCAGATTACAGGCCGAGAAACCACTTCATGTTATAGAAATTAATCTGATGACCGGAATGGGAGTCGTGGGCGATTTGTTCGGAAGTGGAAAAATGTTCTTGCCGCAGGTAGTAAAATCCGCCAGGGTAATGAAGAAGGCAGTTGCCTATTTGCAGCCATTTATTGAAGCGGAAAAAGACGGCTCAAGGCCGGCTAACGGAAAAATTTTAATGGCAACCGTAAAAGGAGATGTTCATGATATCGGAAAAAATATTGTGAGCGTAGTTTTGGGGTGTAACAACTATGAAATCGTAGATCTTGGGGTGATGGTTCCGGCTGAGAAAATTATTCAGACTGCGATTGCTGAAAAAGTAGATGTTATCGGGTTGAGCGGGTTAATTACTCCAAGCCTCGATGAAATGGTATACATCGCTCAGGAGTTAGAAAGACAAAATCTGAACTTTCCTCTATTGATTGGAGGTGCTACAACTTCCAAAGCCCATACCGCTGTAAAAATCGATTTAAAATATAAAAATGCCGTTGTTCACGTAAATGATGCTTCAAGAGCGGTAAATGTAGTAAGTTCCCTTTTAGGAGACAGAAATAAAGAATATGTCGAGGATTTGAAAAGTGATTATTCTGATTTCAGAGAAAAATTCTTAAACAGACAGGTTGATAAAAATTATGTTTCCATTGAAGATGCGCGAAGGGATAAGTTTAAAATTGATTGGGAAAATGAACAAATATTTACACCAAACCAATTGGGCGTTCAGATTGTAGAAAACCAGGATCTGAATGAGTTGGTTCCTTTCATCGACTGGTCACCTTTTTTCAGAAGCTGGGATCTGCATGGCAAATATCCGGATATTTTAAAAGACGAAGTGGTCGGAGCTCAGGCAACGGAATTGTTTAAAGATGCTCAGGTTATTCTAAAGAAAATTCTGGATGGGAAACTATTAACCGCGAAAGCTATTTTCGGGATCTTTAAAGCCAACTCGAACGATACGGATGACATCCTGATTTTCGATGAAAACGATCAGGAAAGGGTTAAGTTTCTCACATTAAGACAACAAGTTCAGAAATCGAAAGGGAAAGATTATATCGCATTAAGCGACTTTATCGCTCCACAAAGTTCCGGGAAAACCGATTATATGGGCGCTTTCTGTGTAACGACAGGTTTCGGTACCGATGAGCTGTCGGAAGAATATGAAAAGGCAAATGATGATTACAACGCCATTATGGTAAAAGCATTAGCAGATCGTTTTGCAGAGGCGTATGCAGAATTTTTACATAAAAAGGTCAGAACCGAATACTGGGGCTATGCGAATCAGGAAAGCTTAAGCAACGAAGATCTAATTGCTGAAAAATATAAAGGAATCCGTCCGGCTCCTGGCTATCCGGCCTGTCCCGATCATCTGGAGAAACATGCTATCTGGGATCTTTTAAAAGTAGAAGAAAACATCGGAGTTTATCTTACGGAAAGTTTAGCGATGTTTCCTACAGCTTCGGTATCAGGGTATTATTTTGGAAGTCCTCATGCAAAATATTTCGGATTGGGAAAAATTACAGAAGATCAGTTGAAAGACTATTCCAAAAGAAAAGGGATTTCTTTACAGGAAGCAAGAAAATGGCTGTCACCAAATTTGGCAGATTAA
- the metF gene encoding methylenetetrahydrofolate reductase [NAD(P)H]: MKITDHIKNANGKTLFSLEVVPPQKGIGIEDLYRNIDPLMEFKPPFIDVTTSREEYIYIDKGNGLMERRITRMRPGTLGICAAIQHKYSVDTVPHLLCGGFTKEETEYLLVDCMYLGIDNIMALRGDAMKGHQYFEPTLGGHASAMDLVHQINNLGRGKYLHNEEKECEEHNKFCIGVAGYPEKHMEAPSMNYDLKWLKQKVDAGADYIVTQMFFDNKKYIEFVTKAREMGITVPIIPGIKPIATKKHLKILPQIFKIDLPEELINEVEKAKNNEAVKQIGIEWAVNQCRELLQFHVPVLHFYSMGKSDNIKKVAGELF; the protein is encoded by the coding sequence ATGAAAATAACAGATCATATAAAAAACGCAAACGGAAAAACTTTATTTTCCCTTGAGGTGGTACCGCCACAGAAGGGAATCGGAATTGAAGATTTATACAGGAATATTGATCCGTTAATGGAGTTTAAGCCGCCATTCATCGATGTTACGACCTCCAGAGAAGAATATATTTATATCGATAAAGGTAATGGTCTAATGGAGCGCCGAATTACACGGATGCGTCCGGGGACTTTAGGAATTTGTGCAGCCATCCAACATAAATACAGCGTAGATACGGTCCCGCATTTACTGTGCGGTGGCTTTACCAAAGAAGAAACAGAATACCTTTTGGTTGACTGTATGTATCTTGGAATTGACAATATTATGGCACTGAGAGGTGATGCTATGAAAGGGCATCAATACTTTGAGCCTACGCTGGGTGGGCATGCCAGTGCCATGGATCTGGTACATCAGATCAATAATCTGGGAAGGGGAAAATACCTGCATAATGAGGAAAAAGAGTGTGAAGAACATAACAAATTCTGCATTGGAGTAGCGGGATATCCTGAAAAACATATGGAAGCTCCGTCCATGAATTATGACCTGAAATGGCTGAAACAAAAAGTTGATGCCGGGGCAGATTATATTGTTACCCAAATGTTTTTTGACAATAAAAAATACATAGAATTTGTAACGAAAGCCCGTGAAATGGGAATTACTGTTCCCATTATTCCCGGAATCAAACCGATTGCAACGAAAAAACATCTTAAAATCTTACCCCAGATTTTTAAAATTGATTTACCGGAAGAATTAATTAACGAAGTGGAAAAGGCAAAAAATAATGAAGCCGTAAAGCAGATCGGAATTGAGTGGGCAGTTAATCAATGCAGGGAATTACTTCAATTTCATGTTCCGGTCTTACATTTTTACTCTATGGGGAAGAGTGATAATATTAAAAAAGTAGCCGGAGAGCTATTCTGA
- a CDS encoding transposase, protein MYTNLKSTNKVIVNHAKKEYVNGNTSTNCIENFLGSLKRGIIGIYRVVSSKHLQKYIFELVFRYNTGKMSSSEIFIYLLSNVKGCNDLFKIL, encoded by the coding sequence TTGTATACGAACTTAAAATCTACTAATAAAGTAATTGTTAATCATGCTAAAAAGGAATATGTGAATGGTAATACAAGCACAAATTGTATCGAGAATTTTTTGGGAAGTTTAAAACGTGGAATTATTGGAATTTACAGAGTTGTTTCAAGTAAACATCTTCAGAAATACATCTTTGAATTGGTATTTAGATATAATACAGGAAAAATGAGTTCAAGTGAAATATTTATATATTTATTATCAAATGTTAAAGGATGTAATGACCTGTTTAAAATACTATGA
- a CDS encoding bacteriocin-like protein has product MFIYICDLTFKIHKYEKLKKLSRNELKTVKGSKACSQWYTIYSGCGKDYSLCGDNYATIGDMHDAMNEFNKIKCG; this is encoded by the coding sequence TTGTTTATATATATTTGTGACTTAACATTTAAAATTCACAAATATGAAAAGCTTAAAAAATTGTCTCGTAATGAACTTAAAACTGTAAAAGGAAGTAAAGCATGTAGTCAATGGTACACCATATACTCAGGCTGTGGTAAAGACTATTCTTTATGTGGTGATAACTATGCTACAATTGGAGACATGCATGATGCGATGAATGAGTTTAACAAAATTAAATGCGGTTAA
- the folE gene encoding GTP cyclohydrolase I FolE — protein MVDFTDNDDDIFTGKEHTPIRKDAFDKSPQEKIEKITELFGEIMDTLGLDMTDDSLKDSPKRVAKMYVNEIFGGLLPENKPGISTFSNKYKYRQMLVEKDITVYSFCEHHFLPIIGRAHVAYISNGEVIGLSKINRIVDYYAKRPQVQERLTMQIVDALKEALGTKDVACIIDAKHLCVNCRGIKDTASSTITAELSGIFRTNPITRQEFLHYVGSHAKLDY, from the coding sequence ATGGTTGATTTTACGGATAACGATGATGATATTTTCACAGGAAAAGAACATACGCCTATAAGGAAGGATGCTTTTGATAAATCGCCACAAGAAAAAATAGAAAAAATAACAGAACTTTTCGGAGAAATCATGGACACCTTAGGGCTCGATATGACAGATGACTCTTTAAAAGATTCTCCAAAACGGGTTGCCAAAATGTATGTGAATGAAATTTTCGGGGGTCTGCTTCCTGAAAACAAACCGGGAATCTCTACATTTTCCAACAAATATAAATACCGGCAGATGTTGGTAGAAAAAGATATTACAGTATATTCGTTCTGTGAGCATCATTTTTTGCCGATTATCGGAAGAGCACATGTTGCTTACATTTCGAACGGTGAGGTGATCGGTCTTTCAAAAATTAACAGGATCGTTGATTACTATGCTAAAAGACCGCAGGTCCAGGAAAGACTTACCATGCAGATTGTAGACGCTCTGAAAGAAGCACTTGGAACTAAAGATGTAGCCTGCATCATCGATGCGAAACATCTATGTGTAAATTGCAGGGGAATAAAAGACACGGCAAGTTCGACAATTACCGCAGAATTAAGTGGTATTTTCAGAACAAATCCTATTACAAGACAGGAATTCCTGCATTACGTAGGAAGCCATGCGAAGTTGGATTATTAA
- the cysS gene encoding cysteine--tRNA ligase has translation MQLKLYNSLTGEKEIFKPILDGNVGMYVCGPTVYSNVHLGNVRTFLSFDFIYRSLTHLGYKVRYVRNITDAGHLTDDGDVNNDRFVKQTRLEKLEPMEIVQKYTVDFHKVLDMFNLLPPNIEPTATGHIVEQIELTQKLIEKGFAYESNGSVYFDVLEYNRRGLNYGELSKRNIEELFANTRDLDGQGEKKNPQDFALWKKASPAHIMRWNSPWGEGFPGWHLECTAMSTKYLGETFDIHGGGMDLKFPHHECEIAQGKACNGSAPVNYWMHANMLTMNSQRMSKSTGNYILPMQLVTGENDFFEKPFHPSIVRFCFLQAHYRSVLDISNDAMLASEKGFIRLMEAIKILNSIGPNDDKQSGFNLEEWKKKAYDALSDDFNSPVLIAHLFEAVKFIFALNDAKETISTEDLQDLKTTLNALIFDVLGLQAVEENNNEKLDQTLQVLIELRNQARKSKNFDLSDQIRDKLLAEGIELKDGRDGTTYVLN, from the coding sequence ATGCAATTAAAATTATACAACTCGCTTACAGGAGAAAAAGAAATATTTAAACCTATTTTAGACGGAAACGTTGGAATGTACGTTTGCGGACCTACTGTTTACAGCAATGTACATTTAGGAAATGTAAGAACCTTTCTTTCTTTCGATTTTATTTACCGGAGCTTAACGCATCTCGGCTATAAGGTAAGATATGTAAGAAATATCACCGATGCAGGCCACCTTACGGATGACGGAGACGTGAACAACGACCGATTTGTAAAGCAAACCCGTCTTGAGAAACTGGAACCCATGGAAATCGTACAGAAATACACCGTTGATTTTCATAAAGTCCTGGATATGTTCAATCTGTTGCCTCCTAATATTGAACCGACTGCAACGGGACACATTGTAGAGCAGATTGAACTGACTCAGAAATTAATTGAAAAAGGATTTGCCTATGAAAGTAACGGCTCTGTATATTTTGATGTGTTGGAATACAACAGAAGAGGTCTGAATTACGGTGAACTTTCAAAAAGAAATATTGAAGAACTCTTCGCCAATACCCGTGACCTGGACGGACAGGGAGAAAAGAAGAATCCTCAGGATTTCGCATTATGGAAAAAAGCATCTCCTGCTCACATTATGAGATGGAACTCCCCTTGGGGAGAAGGTTTCCCGGGATGGCATCTTGAGTGTACGGCGATGAGTACAAAATATCTGGGAGAAACGTTTGATATTCACGGAGGAGGAATGGATTTAAAGTTCCCTCACCACGAGTGTGAAATTGCCCAGGGGAAAGCCTGCAATGGATCTGCGCCGGTCAATTACTGGATGCATGCCAATATGCTGACGATGAATTCTCAACGGATGAGTAAATCAACAGGAAATTATATTTTACCCATGCAGCTGGTGACCGGTGAAAATGATTTCTTTGAAAAACCTTTCCATCCGTCGATTGTACGTTTCTGTTTCCTGCAGGCTCATTACAGAAGTGTTTTGGATATTTCCAATGATGCGATGCTTGCCAGCGAAAAAGGCTTTATCAGGTTAATGGAAGCGATTAAAATTTTAAATTCAATCGGTCCGAACGATGACAAACAGTCTGGCTTCAACCTGGAAGAGTGGAAAAAGAAAGCTTATGATGCCTTATCCGATGATTTTAATTCGCCTGTCTTGATTGCGCATCTATTTGAAGCGGTAAAATTTATCTTTGCTTTAAATGATGCCAAAGAAACTATTTCAACAGAAGATTTACAGGATTTAAAAACTACTTTGAATGCTTTAATCTTTGATGTTTTAGGCTTACAGGCAGTAGAAGAAAACAACAACGAAAAACTGGACCAGACGCTACAGGTTTTAATCGAATTAAGAAATCAGGCAAGAAAATCCAAAAATTTTGATCTTTCGGACCAGATCCGCGACAAGCTCCTTGCAGAAGGGATCGAATTGAAAGACGGAAGAGACGGAACAACGTACGTTTTAAATTAA
- a CDS encoding T9SS type A sorting domain-containing protein has translation MKKHLFPLFLLLSGATINAQQDFFALVGKDTPSIIFNDFRAFDATNGTSGEKIFTSDSSAKVFSQSGKGSVTEDKNTYNNSQAITMATLAYDASGNNLVYMPMFSSNIYILNTKTREINLIENNVARVTSCDINSHITRMTTGYDGNIYAINNAGTQFLKISRNGNQYVVSDLGIIRDDVSNGKNSFTTIETGFGGDMVADADNNFYVFATSGNVFKVSTKELKAKFIGRISGIPENYSVNGSAVNSKGNVVIASAKGAALYEVDLKTLKAGEIGGEKNLHIYDLASKYFANDRAVSNIISANLDIYPTRVDEGVINIQVNDRSVKGDIRMEVFDMSGKNVLKLNLRVKDGLLNQQVDLKNLVSGAYLINITDESGKIVLNKKILVTE, from the coding sequence ATGAAAAAACATTTATTCCCTTTATTTTTGCTTTTATCAGGAGCAACGATAAATGCACAACAGGATTTTTTTGCTTTGGTTGGAAAGGATACACCAAGCATTATTTTCAATGATTTCCGTGCGTTTGATGCCACGAACGGTACTTCAGGTGAAAAAATTTTTACATCTGATTCTTCAGCGAAGGTATTTTCACAGTCCGGAAAAGGTTCCGTTACTGAAGATAAAAATACCTATAACAATTCGCAGGCGATTACAATGGCAACATTAGCGTATGATGCTTCTGGTAATAACCTCGTCTATATGCCGATGTTTTCTTCTAATATTTATATTTTAAATACGAAGACCAGGGAAATTAATTTAATTGAAAATAATGTGGCCAGAGTCACCTCATGCGATATCAATTCCCATATCACCAGAATGACGACAGGATATGACGGGAATATTTATGCGATCAATAATGCGGGAACCCAGTTTTTAAAAATCAGCCGAAACGGAAACCAATATGTCGTCAGCGATCTCGGAATCATCAGGGATGACGTTTCCAACGGGAAAAATTCTTTTACCACTATTGAAACAGGATTTGGGGGCGATATGGTCGCTGATGCAGATAATAACTTCTACGTTTTTGCAACATCAGGAAATGTTTTCAAGGTTTCGACTAAAGAATTAAAAGCGAAATTTATCGGTCGTATTTCAGGGATTCCTGAAAACTATTCGGTAAACGGTTCTGCTGTCAATTCTAAAGGTAATGTAGTCATTGCCAGTGCAAAAGGAGCTGCTTTATATGAAGTGGATCTGAAAACTTTGAAGGCTGGAGAAATTGGTGGCGAAAAGAATCTCCATATTTATGATCTGGCAAGTAAATATTTTGCCAATGACAGAGCGGTTTCAAATATAATTTCAGCCAATCTGGATATCTATCCGACCCGGGTAGATGAGGGTGTTATTAATATTCAGGTAAATGATAGATCAGTAAAAGGAGATATCAGGATGGAAGTCTTTGATATGTCGGGTAAAAATGTATTGAAACTAAATCTAAGAGTGAAAGACGGTTTGCTGAATCAGCAGGTTGATCTTAAAAATCTGGTAAGTGGAGCTTATCTGATCAATATCACCGATGAATCAGGAAAAATAGTATTGAATAAGAAAATTTTAGTTACAGAATAA
- a CDS encoding 4-alpha-glucanotransferase has protein sequence MKLYFNVGYNTKVGESLQLIINEEGAVPQKHIMFYSENGLWKSEVDFFSRSISYQYQLVDETGNILREEFVSHELNFPHNYKEFVIFDEWNNKNFPENYLNNKILYNKLNQFSPGKISVLKKHTHLFRIEAPIYNPDWKIVLMGNTASLGNWEYDKAVHLAQTNFGIWEASVEISENEFIQYKYAIYDLVEGRVIDIETGENRFAVPNISKEVLHVVSNHYFRFRLYQMYHDAGVAVPVFSLRTENGFGVGEFSDLKKLAEWNRETGLGIIQILPINDTTANYTWTDSYPYAAVSVYALHPQYISLDNLDFELPKDLVEEYNAEKTALNSLELIDYEKMISSKWKYLKAVFNEDKDKIYKDRNFKKFIKDNESWLLAYSAFCVLRDKYKTPNFNEWKTHKKYIAGKIASFFTVKSKDYDSSMLHAWVQYQLHKQLKDAVNYMHSLGVSVKGDLPIGIYRHSVEAWTEPELFGMDFQAGAPPDQFTELGQNWEFPTYNWEAMRANDYTWWKNRFKALEQYFDAMRIDHILGFFRIWRMPVSATQGILGYFYPAVPITLEEFNAWHIPFNFDRYCKPFINDQIILKYFGENTSKALEFMDNNGDGTYSLKEEFNTQRKLSEFFKKTPCGSIEDQLISLCANVLFLIEEKNGQVVYHPRFKAYTTDSYLYLSDWEKKSIYDLYHDYFFKRQDHLWYEKAMEKLPVILNSTKMLICGEDLGMVPDCVPVVMDELAIVALKVQRMPSDDIPFYNPKNAGYLNVVTASSHDSSTLRQWWKEDPALTQKYFNEQLVQYGKAPDELDENLAEIIMKQHLYNDSMLAIFPIQEFLATDKDLVNPEMDNERINNPAVFPHYWRYRMHLNLEDLKAATHFNKKIANWVKDSGRL, from the coding sequence ATGAAGCTATATTTTAATGTTGGTTATAATACAAAAGTAGGTGAGAGTTTACAGTTGATTATCAATGAAGAAGGAGCTGTTCCACAGAAGCATATAATGTTTTATTCGGAAAACGGATTATGGAAATCTGAGGTCGATTTTTTTTCAAGATCTATTTCTTATCAATATCAGCTGGTAGATGAAACAGGAAATATTCTGAGAGAGGAATTTGTCTCTCACGAGCTCAATTTTCCTCACAATTACAAAGAATTTGTCATTTTCGATGAGTGGAATAATAAAAACTTTCCTGAAAATTATTTAAACAATAAAATTCTTTACAATAAGCTGAATCAGTTTTCTCCCGGAAAAATATCAGTGCTGAAAAAGCATACTCATCTTTTCCGGATTGAGGCACCGATTTATAATCCGGACTGGAAAATTGTTCTGATGGGTAATACCGCTTCATTAGGAAATTGGGAATATGACAAAGCCGTTCATCTGGCTCAGACGAATTTCGGAATTTGGGAGGCTTCGGTTGAAATTTCTGAAAACGAATTTATTCAGTATAAATATGCTATTTATGACCTTGTAGAGGGAAGAGTTATTGATATTGAAACAGGCGAAAACAGGTTTGCCGTTCCGAATATATCGAAGGAGGTCCTGCATGTAGTTTCCAATCATTATTTCAGGTTCAGGCTCTATCAGATGTATCACGATGCGGGAGTTGCCGTTCCTGTTTTCTCCCTGAGGACGGAAAATGGTTTCGGAGTCGGAGAGTTTTCCGATTTGAAAAAGCTGGCAGAATGGAATAGAGAAACTGGGCTCGGAATAATCCAGATTTTACCCATTAATGATACGACAGCCAATTATACATGGACGGACTCTTATCCTTATGCAGCAGTTTCCGTGTATGCCCTACATCCGCAGTACATCTCATTAGATAACCTTGATTTTGAATTGCCGAAAGATTTAGTTGAAGAGTATAACGCTGAAAAGACAGCATTAAATTCTTTAGAGTTAATCGATTACGAAAAAATGATTTCCTCAAAATGGAAATATCTGAAAGCAGTCTTTAATGAAGATAAAGATAAAATATACAAAGACAGAAATTTTAAAAAGTTTATTAAAGATAATGAAAGCTGGTTGCTTGCATATTCTGCATTCTGTGTACTAAGAGACAAGTACAAAACTCCGAATTTTAATGAATGGAAAACCCATAAAAAATACATAGCCGGGAAAATTGCCTCTTTTTTCACGGTAAAAAGCAAGGATTACGATTCGTCAATGCTTCATGCCTGGGTTCAGTATCAGCTTCATAAACAACTAAAAGATGCGGTAAATTATATGCACAGTTTAGGGGTTTCTGTAAAAGGTGACCTTCCCATCGGAATTTACAGGCATTCTGTAGAAGCATGGACGGAACCTGAACTTTTTGGAATGGACTTCCAGGCTGGGGCGCCGCCTGATCAGTTTACAGAATTAGGACAAAACTGGGAATTTCCAACCTATAACTGGGAGGCCATGAGAGCCAACGACTATACATGGTGGAAAAACAGGTTTAAAGCATTAGAACAGTATTTTGATGCCATGAGGATAGACCATATTTTAGGTTTTTTCAGAATATGGAGAATGCCTGTTTCTGCTACGCAGGGGATTTTAGGATATTTTTATCCTGCGGTTCCCATCACCCTGGAAGAGTTTAATGCATGGCATATCCCGTTTAACTTTGACAGATATTGTAAGCCATTTATAAACGATCAGATCATCTTGAAATATTTCGGTGAGAATACCAGCAAAGCCTTAGAATTTATGGATAATAACGGCGACGGGACATACTCATTGAAAGAAGAATTTAATACCCAGAGAAAGTTATCAGAATTCTTTAAGAAAACTCCATGCGGTTCTATTGAAGACCAGTTGATCTCACTGTGTGCGAATGTCTTGTTTCTCATTGAAGAAAAGAATGGGCAGGTAGTTTACCATCCACGATTCAAGGCATACACAACCGATTCATATCTATATCTATCGGATTGGGAAAAAAAGTCTATTTATGATCTCTATCACGATTATTTCTTTAAAAGACAGGATCATTTATGGTATGAAAAAGCCATGGAAAAGCTTCCTGTCATTTTGAATTCGACCAAAATGCTTATCTGTGGTGAGGATCTAGGGATGGTGCCGGACTGTGTTCCTGTAGTGATGGATGAACTGGCAATCGTGGCTTTAAAGGTTCAGCGTATGCCTTCTGATGACATTCCGTTTTACAATCCAAAAAATGCAGGTTATCTGAACGTAGTCACAGCCTCTTCTCATGATAGCTCAACCTTGCGACAATGGTGGAAAGAAGATCCGGCTTTAACGCAGAAATATTTCAACGAACAACTGGTTCAATATGGGAAGGCACCTGATGAATTAGATGAAAATCTTGCTGAGATTATTATGAAGCAGCATCTTTATAATGATTCTATGCTGGCCATTTTCCCGATTCAGGAGTTTTTAGCAACAGATAAAGATCTTGTTAACCCTGAAATGGATAACGAAAGGATTAATAATCCTGCTGTTTTCCCTCATTACTGGAGATACAGGATGCATCTGAATCTTGAAGATTTGAAAGCAGCCACCCATTTTAACAAAAAGATAGCCAATTGGGTAAAAGATAGTGGAAGATTATAA
- a CDS encoding ferritin translates to MVSEKIAKLINEQIAHEQYAAQYYLSMSAWFSSKDLEGIANYFRVQSKEELMHADKMYDYLNDVGGEIIIGEIAKPPHQFDNAIDIFQKALEHEKTVTRSIFNIVKNANEEGDFATTSFLQWFINEQVEEEASASQYVTKIKMVSDNPSALYLFDQELAQRVFVADPTA, encoded by the coding sequence ATGGTAAGCGAGAAAATTGCAAAATTAATTAACGAACAGATAGCCCACGAACAATACGCTGCACAATATTATCTTTCTATGTCTGCATGGTTTTCAAGTAAAGATCTTGAAGGAATTGCTAATTATTTCAGAGTGCAGAGCAAAGAAGAATTAATGCATGCTGATAAAATGTATGATTATCTTAATGATGTAGGGGGAGAAATCATTATCGGTGAAATTGCTAAACCACCTCATCAGTTTGACAATGCTATTGATATTTTTCAAAAAGCATTAGAGCATGAGAAAACGGTGACGAGAAGTATTTTCAATATTGTAAAAAATGCAAACGAAGAAGGAGATTTTGCTACAACATCTTTTCTGCAGTGGTTTATTAACGAGCAGGTAGAAGAGGAGGCCAGCGCATCTCAATATGTAACGAAAATAAAAATGGTAAGTGATAACCCTTCTGCATTGTACCTTTTCGATCAGGAATTGGCACAGAGAGTTTTCGTGGCAGATCCTACCGCATAA